From Sphingomonas nostoxanthinifaciens, a single genomic window includes:
- a CDS encoding LPS-assembly protein LptD has protein sequence MRRGTRGKRTDVAHASLLAVAIALAAPAVAQDLAARPVAPPATSGDTETPTDDQQITFSATDLSYDDDNDIATATGDVRMLRAGSRLRADKVVWNRKTGRIVASGNVATVSPGGDTTYADQIDLTDDMKNGVADNLLLVLADGGRLAARHSTKDGDRTTLDRAAYTPCRVVDASDCPKTPSWQITAVRVVLDQGKHRIYYRDARFRLFGLTVMALPGFSHPDGSGNGGGGTGLLLPNMQVSKATGVELDLPYYLQLAPNRDLTVTPHVYSAVPPALELLYRNLDQIGAYQIRGMVTAGSRLPASINPLPGDKNHGLRGFIDANGTWQLGPDWTIHAAIRAETDRTFMKRFDISNDDRLRSTIRAERIDDDSYLSIAGWFVQEIRAGYSQGQQPIAMPEIDYRRRVKDPWLGGTFQAELNTLALTRTEGQDTQRAFAGLRWDLTKLTPLGQLVTFTAYGRGDVYHTAGAGETDIVAYRGQNGWQTRGIGLVAVDMRWPFVGELFGGTQQIVPRVQFVGQPHTKNVTIPDEDSRAVDLEDSNLFALNRFSGYDRWDDSSRVTYGAEWNYTRPAFEVHGVIGQSYRLSTEPTILPSGTGLSGQFSDYVGRVTVKYGNFVEFTERFRLDKSTLAVRRSEFDATVGTRNTYFLVGYLRLNRDIDPTIADLRDDSEVRFAGRIQIARYWSIFGSTVIDLTKRSDDPTSLSDGFSPVRDRVGLVYENECISLGLTWRRDYDPTGDARRGSTFSLRLALKNVGR, from the coding sequence ATGCGGCGGGGAACAAGGGGGAAGCGGACGGACGTCGCGCATGCATCGCTGCTGGCGGTCGCAATCGCGTTGGCTGCGCCCGCCGTCGCGCAGGATCTCGCCGCACGGCCGGTCGCGCCGCCCGCCACCAGCGGCGATACCGAGACGCCGACCGACGATCAGCAGATCACCTTCTCGGCGACCGACCTTTCCTACGACGACGACAACGATATCGCCACCGCGACCGGCGACGTGCGGATGCTGCGCGCCGGCAGCCGCCTGCGCGCCGACAAGGTGGTGTGGAACCGCAAGACCGGGCGCATCGTCGCGAGCGGCAACGTCGCGACCGTCAGCCCCGGCGGCGACACCACCTACGCCGATCAGATCGATTTGACCGACGACATGAAGAACGGCGTTGCCGACAATCTGCTGCTGGTACTGGCCGACGGCGGCCGGCTGGCGGCGCGCCACAGCACGAAGGACGGCGATCGCACGACCCTCGATCGCGCCGCCTACACGCCGTGCCGCGTGGTCGATGCCAGCGATTGCCCGAAGACGCCGTCGTGGCAGATCACCGCGGTGCGCGTGGTGCTCGATCAGGGCAAGCACCGCATCTATTATCGCGATGCACGCTTCCGCCTGTTCGGGCTGACGGTGATGGCGCTGCCCGGCTTCTCGCACCCCGACGGATCGGGCAATGGCGGCGGCGGCACCGGGCTGCTGCTGCCGAACATGCAGGTCAGCAAGGCGACCGGCGTCGAGCTCGATCTGCCTTATTATCTCCAGCTCGCGCCCAACCGCGACCTGACGGTGACGCCGCACGTCTATTCGGCGGTGCCCCCCGCGCTGGAACTGCTCTACCGCAACCTCGACCAGATCGGTGCCTATCAGATCCGCGGCATGGTGACGGCCGGCTCGCGCCTGCCGGCCAGCATCAACCCCTTGCCGGGCGACAAGAATCACGGGTTGCGCGGCTTCATCGACGCCAACGGCACGTGGCAGCTCGGGCCGGACTGGACGATCCACGCCGCCATCCGCGCCGAAACCGACCGCACCTTCATGAAGCGCTTCGATATTTCGAACGACGACCGGCTGCGCTCGACCATTCGCGCCGAACGCATCGACGACGACAGCTATTTGTCGATCGCCGGCTGGTTCGTGCAGGAAATCCGCGCCGGCTATTCGCAGGGCCAGCAGCCGATCGCGATGCCCGAGATCGACTATCGCCGCCGGGTCAAGGATCCGTGGCTCGGCGGCACCTTCCAGGCCGAGCTCAACACGCTCGCGCTCACCCGCACCGAGGGACAGGATACGCAGCGCGCCTTCGCCGGGCTGCGCTGGGATCTCACCAAGCTCACCCCGCTCGGCCAGCTGGTGACGTTCACCGCTTATGGCCGCGGCGACGTCTACCATACCGCCGGCGCGGGCGAGACCGACATCGTCGCCTATCGCGGCCAGAATGGCTGGCAGACGCGCGGCATCGGCCTGGTCGCGGTCGACATGCGTTGGCCGTTCGTGGGCGAGCTGTTCGGCGGCACGCAGCAGATCGTCCCGCGCGTGCAGTTCGTGGGCCAGCCGCACACCAAGAACGTCACGATCCCCGACGAAGACAGCCGCGCGGTCGATCTGGAAGATTCGAACCTGTTCGCGCTCAACCGCTTCTCGGGCTACGACCGGTGGGACGATTCCAGCCGCGTCACCTATGGTGCCGAGTGGAACTACACCCGGCCCGCATTCGAGGTGCACGGCGTCATCGGCCAGAGCTACCGCCTGAGCACGGAACCGACGATCCTGCCCTCGGGCACGGGGCTCTCGGGGCAATTTTCGGACTATGTCGGCCGCGTCACCGTCAAATACGGCAATTTCGTCGAGTTCACCGAGCGGTTCCGCCTCGACAAGTCCACGCTCGCCGTCCGCCGCAGCGAGTTCGACGCGACCGTCGGCACGCGAAACACCTATTTCCTGGTCGGCTATCTCCGCCTCAACCGCGACATCGACCCGACGATCGCCGACCTGCGCGACGATAGCGAAGTACGGTTTGCCGGCCGCATCCAGATCGCGCGCTATTGGTCGATCTTCGGCTCGACGGTGATCGACCTCACGAAGCGCAGCGACGATCCCACCTCGCTCTCGGACGGCTTCTCGCCGGTGCGCGACCGCGTCGGCCTCGTCTACGAAAACGAGTGCATCTCGCTCGGCCTCACCTGGCGCCGGGATTACGATCCCACCGGCGACGCGCGACGCGGCAGCACGTTCAGCTTGCGGCTGGCCTTGAAGAACGTTGGCCGCTAA
- a CDS encoding leucyl aminopeptidase, whose product MSITLSTGRSAGTAALAFPAAGGAVPEAALGEAATIAKAAASGAAFAGEPGAVVGLHAPFEGAVRQILLFGTGDAERAGSALAARLLTSGTTALTVDLTSLPAADRPAFAAGLALGASLRSWRFDTYRTKLPAKQKPTLTSVEIVVGDQLAEAEAAWAPLDAVAQGVAFTRGLVAEPGNVIYPESFVERCQELAALGIGIEVLDEAAMQAAGMGALLGVSQGSEREARLLVLTYDGSGGIKEPVAFVGKGVTFDTGGISLKPGAGMEDMKWDMGGAGAVVGTIKAIATRKANAHVIGVCGLVENMPDGKAQRPGDVVTSMSGQTIEVINTDAEGRLVLCDAITWVQRKYQPKTIVDLATLTGAMIISLGHEHGGIFSNDDTLAEGLLAAGRGVGEKLWRMPLGDAYDKMIDSPIADMKNIGGREAGSITAAQFIQRFVDEGVKWAHLDIAGMVWAAKPGTMWEKGATGYGVRLLDRFVADVLEK is encoded by the coding sequence ATCAGCATCACGCTCAGCACCGGCCGCAGCGCCGGCACCGCCGCCCTCGCTTTTCCCGCCGCCGGCGGTGCCGTGCCCGAAGCGGCGCTGGGCGAGGCGGCGACGATCGCCAAAGCGGCGGCGTCGGGTGCGGCGTTTGCGGGCGAGCCCGGCGCGGTGGTCGGGCTGCACGCGCCGTTCGAGGGCGCGGTGCGGCAGATCCTGCTGTTCGGCACGGGCGACGCGGAGCGCGCCGGCAGCGCGCTCGCGGCGCGGCTGCTGACTTCGGGCACGACGGCGCTGACGGTGGACCTGACGAGCCTGCCGGCCGCCGATCGGCCGGCCTTCGCCGCCGGGTTGGCGCTGGGCGCGAGCCTGCGCAGCTGGCGGTTCGACACCTATCGCACGAAGCTGCCGGCCAAGCAGAAGCCGACGCTGACCTCGGTCGAGATCGTCGTCGGCGACCAGCTCGCCGAGGCCGAGGCGGCATGGGCACCGCTGGATGCCGTCGCGCAGGGCGTCGCCTTCACGCGTGGGCTGGTGGCCGAGCCGGGCAACGTCATCTATCCCGAAAGCTTCGTCGAGCGCTGCCAGGAGCTCGCCGCGCTGGGCATCGGCATCGAGGTGCTGGACGAGGCGGCGATGCAGGCCGCCGGCATGGGCGCCCTGCTCGGCGTGTCGCAGGGCTCGGAGCGCGAGGCGCGCCTGCTCGTCCTCACCTATGACGGCAGCGGCGGCATCAAGGAGCCGGTCGCGTTCGTCGGCAAGGGCGTGACGTTCGACACCGGCGGCATCAGCCTGAAGCCCGGCGCGGGCATGGAAGACATGAAGTGGGACATGGGCGGCGCGGGCGCCGTCGTCGGCACGATTAAGGCGATCGCCACGCGCAAGGCCAATGCGCACGTCATCGGCGTGTGCGGCCTCGTGGAGAACATGCCCGACGGCAAGGCGCAGCGGCCGGGCGACGTCGTCACCTCGATGTCGGGCCAGACGATCGAGGTGATCAACACCGACGCCGAGGGCCGGCTGGTGCTGTGCGACGCGATCACCTGGGTGCAGCGCAAATATCAGCCGAAGACGATCGTCGATCTGGCGACGCTGACCGGCGCGATGATCATCAGCCTCGGCCACGAGCATGGCGGCATCTTCTCGAACGACGACACGCTGGCCGAAGGCCTGCTCGCCGCCGGGCGCGGCGTCGGTGAGAAGCTCTGGCGGATGCCGCTGGGCGATGCCTATGACAAGATGATCGACAGCCCGATCGCCGACATGAAGAATATCGGCGGGCGCGAAGCCGGCTCGATCACCGCCGCGCAGTTCATCCAGCGCTTCGTCGACGAGGGCGTGAAGTGGGCGCATCTCGACATTGCCGGCATGGTATGGGCCGCCAAGCCCGGCACGATGTGGGAGAAGGGCGCGACCGGCTACGGCGTGCGCCTGCTCGACCGCTTCGTGGCGGACGTGCTGGAGAAGTAA
- a CDS encoding tetratricopeptide repeat protein, giving the protein MRFSPAALALAATLATLSSSSMGQKPDAQIDPRSMALLAQGEGLLKAGNTAGAEDALETALAVDPRNRAAFVALGHVATAQNLPGKAVRFYRSALTLDPNDVSALAGQGEAMVQKGAVERAKVNLARINQLCKAPCAVSTQLAAVIAKGPPPAVQTAQATATVPPKGQEQATQKQQKP; this is encoded by the coding sequence ATGCGTTTTTCCCCTGCCGCGCTCGCCCTTGCCGCCACGCTGGCGACCCTGTCCAGCAGCAGCATGGGGCAGAAGCCCGATGCGCAGATCGATCCGCGCAGCATGGCGTTGCTGGCGCAGGGCGAGGGGCTGCTGAAGGCCGGCAACACCGCCGGGGCCGAGGATGCGCTGGAAACCGCGCTGGCGGTCGATCCGCGCAACCGCGCCGCCTTCGTCGCGCTGGGCCATGTCGCGACCGCGCAGAATTTGCCGGGCAAGGCGGTGCGCTTCTATCGCAGCGCGCTGACGCTCGACCCCAATGACGTTTCGGCGCTGGCCGGGCAGGGCGAGGCGATGGTGCAGAAAGGTGCGGTCGAGCGTGCCAAGGTGAACCTCGCGCGGATCAACCAGCTCTGCAAGGCGCCGTGCGCGGTCTCGACGCAGCTTGCGGCGGTGATCGCGAAGGGGCCGCCGCCGGCGGTGCAGACTGCGCAGGCGACCGCGACGGTTCCGCCCAAGGGCCAGGAACAGGCGACGCAGAAGCAGCAGAAGCCGTAA
- a CDS encoding peptidylprolyl isomerase gives MGAAILMAPLPAMAQETTGPLDLPNDVQLLAPPDPAIRKATAIVNGTIITETDIDQRLALVLVANQGKVSDEERQRLRLQVLSNLIDETLEIDEAKANKITIDKSEIDNSYARVGQQFKMTPDKFSDYVRSVGSSPASLKRQIEGESAWRRVLSREVEPFVSISDEEVTQVIKRLEAAKGQPEYHVGEIYLSATPVTQAQVEANANRIVEQVRQGASFVAYARQYSEASTAAVGGDLGWVRAQQLPDALANVLPQMQSGTVSAPIPISGGFSIIALIDKRQVLMADPRDAVLSLKQLTITFPANVSREQAQPKVTAFSDGLKTLQGCGKVAEFAKAMNAEVIDNDAVKVRDLPAPLQPIMLNLRVGESSPPFGSSTDGVHALVVCGRDDPETASIPTFEQIQTQMSDERVNMRARRYLRDLRRDAIIDYR, from the coding sequence ATGGGGGCGGCCATTCTGATGGCGCCGCTTCCGGCGATGGCGCAGGAGACGACGGGTCCGCTCGATCTCCCCAACGACGTGCAATTGCTGGCACCGCCCGATCCGGCGATCCGCAAGGCGACCGCGATCGTCAACGGCACGATCATCACCGAGACCGACATCGATCAGCGGCTCGCGCTGGTGCTCGTCGCCAATCAGGGCAAGGTCTCGGACGAGGAGCGGCAGCGGCTGCGCCTGCAGGTGCTGTCGAACCTGATCGACGAGACGCTCGAGATCGACGAGGCCAAGGCCAACAAGATCACGATCGACAAGAGCGAGATCGACAACAGCTACGCGCGCGTCGGCCAGCAGTTCAAGATGACGCCCGACAAGTTTTCCGACTATGTCCGCTCGGTGGGCTCGTCGCCCGCCTCGTTGAAGCGCCAGATCGAGGGCGAGAGCGCGTGGCGCCGCGTGCTGAGCCGCGAGGTCGAGCCGTTCGTCAGCATCAGCGACGAAGAGGTGACCCAGGTCATCAAGCGGCTGGAAGCCGCCAAGGGCCAGCCCGAATATCATGTCGGCGAAATCTATCTGTCGGCGACCCCGGTCACGCAGGCGCAGGTCGAGGCCAACGCCAACCGCATCGTCGAGCAGGTCCGCCAGGGCGCCTCGTTCGTCGCTTATGCCCGCCAATATTCCGAAGCGTCGACCGCAGCGGTCGGCGGCGACCTCGGCTGGGTGCGTGCCCAGCAATTGCCAGACGCGCTCGCCAACGTCCTGCCGCAGATGCAGAGCGGCACGGTCAGCGCGCCGATCCCGATTTCGGGCGGTTTTTCGATCATCGCGCTGATCGACAAGCGCCAGGTGCTGATGGCCGATCCGCGCGATGCGGTCCTTTCGCTGAAGCAGCTCACGATCACCTTCCCGGCCAATGTCAGCCGCGAGCAGGCGCAGCCGAAGGTCACCGCTTTCTCCGACGGGCTGAAGACACTGCAGGGCTGCGGCAAGGTCGCCGAATTCGCCAAGGCGATGAACGCCGAGGTGATCGACAACGACGCGGTCAAGGTGCGCGACCTGCCCGCCCCGCTCCAGCCGATCATGCTCAACCTGCGCGTCGGCGAATCGTCGCCGCCGTTCGGCTCCTCGACCGACGGCGTACACGCGCTGGTGGTGTGCGGCCGCGACGACCCGGAAACGGCGAGCATCCCCACGTTCGAGCAGATCCAGACGCAGATGTCGGACGAGCGCGTGAACATGCGTGCGCGCCGCTACCTGCGCGACCTGCGCCGCGATGCGATCATCGACTATCGCTGA
- a CDS encoding aspartyl protease family protein → MLTLGRRQAIAATAAGLLAPAPARAEAKPPITTRILIEDARLWVAATIGKDSPRLFCVDTGAPRNFLRPEIAHALKLPVKGGQVVGGLGKRQVAGDIVAADDLVIGGALRIPLTLFVLYDFQQGLPPDAAGLLAAGIFTGRDCDIDLAAGQWRLWPSGRPTAPDMTLLDSRFIGGDGRGLWSDKIEVTAYVAGKPYRLVCDTGAPGGILLFSHAARANRLFDDTTPFAIEPTGGFGGRAAKLSRVMRMGPVQLGPLTIDRPLVTVMDPDQSSRFSDHDGVIGLSLLQLLALSTDIRLRKVWATRNDRPVPPDRYRPAGIWLDRTDDGTVAVTVVGTGSPAAAAGLRAGDVVVDPPTLAEAIVRTNQPPGREVALGIRRDGAVSTVRYTVRPYL, encoded by the coding sequence ATGCTGACCCTGGGGCGCCGACAGGCGATCGCCGCGACCGCCGCCGGCCTGCTGGCACCAGCGCCTGCCCGCGCGGAGGCGAAGCCGCCGATCACCACCCGGATCCTCATCGAGGATGCGCGTCTGTGGGTGGCGGCGACGATCGGCAAGGACAGTCCGCGCCTGTTCTGTGTCGATACCGGCGCCCCGCGCAACTTCCTGCGCCCCGAAATCGCACATGCGCTGAAGCTGCCGGTGAAGGGCGGGCAGGTCGTCGGCGGGCTCGGCAAGAGGCAGGTGGCCGGTGACATCGTCGCGGCGGACGATCTGGTGATCGGCGGCGCGCTCCGCATCCCCCTCACCCTGTTCGTCCTTTACGATTTCCAGCAGGGCCTGCCGCCCGATGCGGCGGGGCTGCTGGCGGCGGGCATCTTCACCGGGCGCGACTGCGATATCGATCTGGCTGCGGGCCAGTGGCGGCTCTGGCCGAGCGGGCGGCCGACGGCACCGGACATGACCCTGCTCGACTCGCGCTTCATCGGCGGCGACGGTCGCGGCCTGTGGTCCGACAAGATCGAGGTCACCGCCTACGTCGCCGGCAAGCCGTACCGGCTCGTCTGCGATACCGGCGCGCCCGGCGGCATCCTGCTCTTCTCGCACGCCGCGCGCGCCAATCGCCTGTTCGACGACACGACGCCGTTCGCGATCGAGCCCACCGGGGGCTTCGGCGGGCGCGCCGCGAAGCTCAGTCGCGTCATGCGGATGGGGCCCGTCCAGCTTGGGCCGCTGACGATCGACCGGCCGCTGGTGACGGTGATGGATCCCGACCAGAGCAGCCGGTTCAGCGACCATGACGGCGTGATCGGCCTGTCGCTGCTTCAGCTGCTCGCGCTGTCGACCGACATCCGCCTGCGCAAGGTGTGGGCGACGCGCAACGATCGGCCGGTTCCGCCCGACCGCTATCGGCCGGCGGGCATCTGGCTCGACCGTACCGACGACGGCACCGTGGCGGTGACGGTGGTCGGCACCGGCAGCCCGGCGGCGGCCGCCGGGCTGCGCGCCGGCGACGTCGTGGTCGATCCGCCGACGCTTGCCGAGGCGATCGTGCGGACCAACCAGCCGCCCGGGCGCGAAGTGGCACTCGGCATTCGACGCGACGGCGCGGTTTCGACCGTGCGCTACACGGTCAGGCCGTATCTGTAG
- the pdxA gene encoding 4-hydroxythreonine-4-phosphate dehydrogenase PdxA translates to MRSSTIADPGPPLAVALGDPAGVGPEITAKAWAARVEEGLPPFFAVGDPRSIAAVWDGPIARITDPAAARACFAEALPVIQVEDAGAIIPGEPNLPGARCSLDSLELAVGLTRSNAAAAIVTAPVAKVQLYDIGFVHPGQTEFVAERCGISRDNAVMMLAGPSLRTVPVTTHIPLRDAAGILTVELILAKARTTDRGLVRDFGIARPRLAIAGFNPHAGESGALGREEIDVIAPAVERLREEGIDVVGPLAADTMFHDRARRQYDAALCMYHDQALIPIKTLHFDEGVNITLGLPIVRTAPDHGTAFNIAGQDRAHPGAMIAAIRLAAQCAEYRARTA, encoded by the coding sequence ATGCGATCATCGACTATCGCTGATCCCGGCCCCCCGCTCGCGGTGGCGCTCGGCGACCCTGCCGGGGTCGGGCCGGAAATCACCGCCAAGGCGTGGGCGGCGCGGGTCGAGGAAGGCTTGCCGCCGTTCTTCGCCGTCGGCGATCCTCGGTCGATCGCGGCCGTCTGGGACGGGCCGATCGCGCGGATCACCGATCCCGCCGCCGCGCGCGCCTGTTTCGCCGAGGCCTTGCCCGTAATCCAGGTCGAGGATGCGGGCGCGATCATCCCCGGCGAGCCGAACCTGCCCGGTGCGCGCTGTTCGCTCGATTCGCTGGAGCTGGCGGTCGGCCTCACCCGCTCGAACGCCGCGGCTGCGATCGTCACCGCGCCCGTCGCCAAGGTTCAGCTCTACGATATCGGCTTCGTCCATCCGGGGCAGACCGAATTCGTCGCCGAACGCTGCGGCATCTCGCGCGACAATGCCGTGATGATGCTCGCCGGGCCGTCGCTGCGCACCGTGCCGGTGACGACCCACATTCCGCTGCGCGACGCGGCCGGCATCCTCACCGTCGAGCTGATCCTCGCCAAGGCACGCACGACCGATCGCGGGCTGGTGCGCGATTTCGGCATCGCCCGCCCGCGCCTCGCCATCGCCGGCTTCAATCCGCATGCCGGCGAGAGCGGCGCGCTGGGCCGCGAGGAGATCGACGTGATCGCGCCCGCGGTCGAACGGCTGCGCGAGGAGGGCATCGACGTGGTCGGACCGCTGGCGGCCGACACGATGTTCCACGATCGCGCACGGCGCCAATATGATGCGGCGCTCTGCATGTATCATGATCAGGCGCTGATCCCGATCAAGACGCTCCATTTCGACGAGGGCGTGAACATCACGCTCGGCCTGCCGATCGTGCGGACCGCGCCCGATCACGGCACCGCCTTCAACATTGCCGGGCAGGATCGCGCGCATCCGGGCGCGATGATCGCCGCCATCCGCCTTGCCGCCCAGTGCGCGGAGTATCGCGCGCGCACGGCGTGA
- the rsmA gene encoding 16S rRNA (adenine(1518)-N(6)/adenine(1519)-N(6))-dimethyltransferase RsmA, which yields MTLADLPPLREVIARHGLSAEKSLGQNFLLDGQLLDRIARVPGPLDGALVYEVGPGPGGLTRALLGAGAEVIAVERDRRCLPALAELGEAAPGRLRVIEGDALAIDELALAGGAHIVANLPYNVGTALLVRWLGTTAWPPWWRSLTLMFQKEVAERIVARPDTGAYGRLAVLAQWRTHARIALPVHRSAFVPSPKVMSAVVHIVPAEQPDGVTPKVLEALTGAAFGQRRKMLRQSLKGLPGALGALAELGIDPTRRAETLSVEEFVAIARTLAR from the coding sequence GTGACCCTCGCCGACCTTCCTCCGCTGCGCGAGGTGATCGCGCGCCATGGCCTTTCGGCCGAAAAATCGCTCGGGCAGAACTTCCTGCTCGACGGCCAGTTGCTCGATCGGATCGCGCGCGTGCCGGGGCCGCTCGACGGTGCCCTGGTCTACGAGGTCGGGCCGGGGCCGGGCGGCCTCACCCGCGCATTACTCGGCGCCGGGGCCGAGGTGATCGCGGTCGAACGCGACCGCCGCTGCCTGCCCGCGCTCGCCGAGCTGGGCGAGGCCGCGCCGGGCCGGCTGCGCGTGATCGAGGGCGACGCGCTGGCGATCGACGAGCTCGCCCTTGCCGGCGGCGCGCACATCGTCGCCAACCTGCCCTACAATGTCGGCACCGCTTTGCTCGTCCGCTGGCTCGGCACGACTGCATGGCCGCCCTGGTGGCGCTCGCTGACTCTGATGTTCCAGAAGGAAGTGGCCGAGCGGATCGTCGCCCGGCCCGACACCGGCGCCTACGGCCGGCTGGCGGTGCTGGCGCAGTGGCGGACGCACGCGCGCATCGCGTTGCCGGTGCATCGCTCGGCGTTCGTACCCTCGCCCAAGGTGATGTCGGCGGTGGTTCACATCGTGCCGGCCGAGCAGCCCGACGGCGTCACGCCCAAGGTGCTGGAGGCGTTGACCGGCGCCGCCTTCGGTCAGCGGCGCAAGATGCTGCGGCAGAGCCTGAAGGGCCTGCCCGGCGCGCTGGGGGCGCTGGCCGAATTGGGCATCGACCCGACGCGCCGCGCCGAGACGCTGTCGGTCGAGGAATTCGTCGCGATCGCACGCACGCTGGCGCGCTGA
- the metW gene encoding methionine biosynthesis protein MetW, whose amino-acid sequence MNLRPDLALIAEHVVPGSRALDIGCGDGDLMAVLRKAHVDVRGLELDPANVALAVARGLSVVQGDADADLAYYPDDAFDYAILSQTLQTARRPDQVLAELLRIGRRAFVSFPNFAYWRVRWGLMWGGRMPVTKALPVSWYETQDIHHLTIDDFRALVAESGIRVEDAWFLRGSKRIGTAAANLLAEHAVFLLKRD is encoded by the coding sequence GTGAACCTGCGCCCCGATCTCGCGCTGATCGCCGAGCATGTCGTGCCCGGCAGCCGCGCGCTCGACATCGGCTGCGGTGACGGCGACCTGATGGCGGTGCTGCGCAAGGCGCATGTCGACGTGCGCGGGCTGGAGCTCGATCCGGCCAACGTCGCGCTGGCGGTGGCGCGCGGCCTGTCGGTGGTGCAGGGCGATGCCGACGCCGACCTTGCTTATTATCCCGACGATGCGTTCGACTATGCGATCCTCAGCCAGACGCTGCAGACCGCGCGCCGCCCGGATCAGGTTCTGGCCGAGCTGCTGCGCATCGGCCGCCGCGCCTTCGTCTCCTTCCCCAATTTCGCTTACTGGCGCGTGCGCTGGGGGCTGATGTGGGGCGGCCGCATGCCGGTGACGAAGGCGCTGCCGGTGTCGTGGTACGAGACGCAGGACATCCATCATCTGACGATCGACGATTTCCGCGCGCTGGTGGCGGAAAGCGGCATCCGCGTCGAGGATGCGTGGTTCCTGCGCGGCAGCAAGCGCATCGGCACCGCCGCCGCCAACCTGCTCGCCGAACATGCCGTGTTCCTGCTGAAGCGCGACTAG
- the metX gene encoding homoserine O-acetyltransferase MetX: protein MATLAASTDQRFGLARHVRLPGAFALDGGATLDGIEIAYETYGTLDADKGNAVLICHALTGDQHVASIHPRTGKPGWWTRMVGAGKPIDPARHFIICANVLGSCMGSSGPATIDPKTGQPYAMAFPVITLRDMARAQALLLDHLEVPVLAAAVGGSMGGMQVLEWAATFPRRVRSAVVIASAARHSAQNIAFHEVGRQAIMADPNWQRGDYYGTGAAPAAGLAVARMAAHITYLSEAAMHDKFGRKLQDRGQVGFGFDADFQVESYLRHQGISFVDRFDANSYLYITRAMDYFDLAQEHGGRLANAFRGSATRFCIASFDTDWLYPTSESRAIVHALNAAGCAVSFVELTAPFGHDSFLLEVPELFGMIDGFLRAGAP, encoded by the coding sequence ATGGCGACGCTCGCAGCCTCGACCGATCAACGCTTCGGCCTCGCGCGGCACGTGCGGCTGCCGGGCGCGTTCGCGCTCGACGGCGGCGCGACGCTCGACGGGATCGAGATCGCCTACGAGACCTACGGCACGCTCGACGCCGACAAGGGCAACGCCGTCCTGATCTGCCACGCGCTGACCGGCGACCAGCATGTCGCCTCGATCCACCCGCGCACCGGCAAGCCGGGCTGGTGGACGCGGATGGTGGGCGCGGGCAAGCCGATCGATCCGGCACGCCACTTCATCATCTGCGCCAACGTGCTCGGATCGTGCATGGGCTCGTCCGGCCCCGCCACGATCGATCCGAAGACCGGCCAGCCTTATGCGATGGCCTTCCCGGTCATCACGCTGCGCGACATGGCGCGCGCGCAGGCCCTGCTGCTCGACCACCTCGAGGTGCCCGTGCTCGCGGCGGCGGTCGGCGGCTCGATGGGCGGGATGCAGGTGCTCGAATGGGCGGCGACCTTCCCCAGGCGCGTGCGCAGCGCGGTGGTGATCGCCAGCGCCGCGCGCCATTCGGCGCAGAACATCGCCTTCCACGAGGTCGGCCGCCAGGCGATCATGGCCGATCCCAACTGGCAGCGCGGCGACTATTACGGCACCGGCGCCGCGCCGGCCGCGGGCCTTGCCGTCGCGCGGATGGCGGCGCACATCACCTACCTGTCCGAAGCGGCGATGCACGACAAGTTCGGGCGCAAGCTGCAGGATCGCGGGCAGGTCGGCTTCGGCTTCGACGCCGATTTCCAGGTGGAGAGCTATCTGCGCCATCAGGGGATCAGCTTCGTCGACCGGTTCGACGCCAACTCCTATCTCTACATCACCCGCGCAATGGACTATTTCGATCTGGCGCAGGAGCATGGCGGCCGGCTGGCCAACGCCTTTCGCGGCAGCGCCACGCGCTTCTGCATCGCCAGCTTCGACACCGACTGGCTCTACCCCACCTCCGAATCGCGCGCGATCGTGCATGCGCTCAACGCGGCCGGCTGCGCCGTCAGCTTCGTCGAGCTGACCGCACCATTCGGACATGACAGCTTCCTGCTGGAGGTGCCGGAGCTGTTCGGCATGATCGACGGCTTCCTCCGCGCCGGCGCGCCGTGA